Proteins encoded within one genomic window of Microbacterium sp. LKL04:
- a CDS encoding tyrosine-protein phosphatase, which yields MQTPLEIDGLANARDLGGLERSHGPSTPAGVLIRAEVLDRITEAGWNRLRAYGVRTVIDLRRPSERTDSVPSDIASRHIDLDGDERHFWQSREQDGQWGTPLYYVDHVTELPHRLAGALGEIARARTGGILFHCGAGWDRTGLLAAVLLKAVGVTEDAATRDYLSSFANAEGMTRLHGRSFDVDERLTVLGRLGHTPESAFRAVYRRLDIDAWLAAHLDADTASAIRTWRGSVS from the coding sequence ATGCAGACGCCTCTCGAGATCGACGGTCTGGCCAATGCTCGAGATCTCGGCGGACTCGAACGGTCCCACGGACCGTCGACCCCGGCGGGGGTCCTCATCCGCGCCGAAGTGCTCGACCGCATCACCGAAGCGGGATGGAACCGCCTGCGCGCATACGGCGTGCGGACCGTCATCGACCTGCGGCGGCCGAGCGAGCGGACGGACTCCGTTCCGAGCGACATCGCCAGCCGGCACATCGACCTCGACGGCGACGAACGGCACTTCTGGCAGTCCCGCGAGCAGGACGGGCAGTGGGGGACCCCGCTGTACTACGTCGACCACGTCACCGAACTTCCGCACCGGCTCGCGGGTGCCCTCGGCGAGATCGCGCGAGCCCGGACCGGCGGCATCCTGTTCCACTGCGGCGCGGGATGGGACCGCACCGGCCTGCTTGCTGCGGTCCTGTTGAAGGCCGTCGGCGTGACGGAGGATGCCGCGACTCGGGACTACCTCTCGTCGTTCGCGAACGCCGAGGGCATGACACGGCTCCACGGACGATCGTTCGACGTCGACGAGCGCCTGACCGTCCTGGGCCGCCTCGGGCACACCCCCGAGTCCGCGTTCCGCGCCGTGTACCGCCGGCTCGACATCGACGCCTGGCTGGCGGCCCACCTCGATGCCGACACCGCGTCTGCGATCAGGACCTGGCGCGGCAGCGTCAGCTGA
- a CDS encoding NAD(P)-dependent oxidoreductase, producing MANITIIGGHGKVGLLLAPLLVEAGHDVTSVIRNPDHSDDITATGATPLVADVAASTTDEITELLADSDAVVWSAGAGGGSAERTYAVDRDAAIRSIDAAVAAEARRYVMVSYFGAGPDHGVDPSDDFFAYAESKAAADEHLRAAELDWTILAPSALTLDEPTGRIDANAEKGSSVSRADVAAVVAAVLADPSTIRRTISFNNGDEPIADAIRA from the coding sequence ATGGCGAACATCACGATCATCGGCGGACACGGCAAGGTCGGCCTCCTCCTCGCGCCCCTCCTGGTCGAGGCCGGGCACGACGTGACCTCCGTCATCCGGAACCCCGACCACAGTGACGACATCACGGCCACGGGCGCGACCCCGCTCGTGGCGGACGTCGCGGCATCCACCACCGACGAGATCACCGAACTCCTCGCCGACAGCGATGCGGTCGTCTGGTCGGCCGGAGCCGGCGGCGGATCTGCGGAGCGCACCTACGCGGTCGATCGGGATGCCGCGATCCGCTCGATCGACGCGGCGGTCGCCGCGGAGGCGCGGCGCTACGTGATGGTCTCCTACTTCGGTGCCGGACCCGACCACGGTGTCGACCCGTCCGACGACTTCTTCGCCTACGCGGAGTCCAAGGCGGCCGCGGATGAGCATCTCCGCGCGGCGGAGCTGGACTGGACGATCCTCGCGCCCTCGGCGCTGACCCTCGACGAACCGACCGGACGGATCGATGCGAACGCCGAGAAGGGTTCGTCGGTCTCCCGCGCCGACGTCGCTGCGGTGGTCGCCGCGGTCCTCGCAGACCCGAGCACCATCCGGCGGACGATCTCCTTCAACAACGGCGACGAGCCGATCGCCGACGCGATCCGCGCCTGA
- a CDS encoding GNAT family N-acetyltransferase, which produces MPILLRPWTPADADDLSRAARAGDDLGPQFGGTDLTRVSAAQGLIERHLRFDDAAKNWAIKIDGRAVGNVAATGIEFRHQTAWMSYWLAPSARGRGVAAASLARVSDWAFRIGLHRLELGHRVNNPASCRVAHAAGYLAEGVERDKLRYGDERHDVETHARLATDPRPPERETAVALRTDIPARRQT; this is translated from the coding sequence ATGCCCATCCTCCTGCGCCCCTGGACGCCCGCCGACGCCGACGACCTCAGCCGAGCCGCTCGCGCCGGCGACGACCTCGGGCCACAGTTCGGCGGCACCGACCTGACCCGCGTCTCTGCGGCGCAGGGCTTGATCGAGCGCCACCTGCGCTTCGACGACGCCGCCAAGAACTGGGCGATCAAGATCGACGGCCGTGCGGTCGGGAATGTGGCGGCCACCGGCATCGAGTTCCGACACCAGACCGCGTGGATGTCGTACTGGCTCGCTCCGTCCGCCCGAGGGCGTGGCGTCGCAGCGGCGTCCCTGGCGCGGGTCAGCGATTGGGCGTTCCGCATCGGGCTGCACAGGCTCGAGCTCGGTCATCGGGTGAACAACCCGGCATCCTGTCGGGTCGCTCACGCTGCCGGGTACCTCGCCGAAGGAGTCGAGCGCGACAAGCTCCGCTACGGCGACGAGCGTCACGACGTCGAAACCCACGCCCGACTGGCGACCGACCCCCGGCCGCCGGAACGAGAAACTGCCGTCGCGCTGAGGACGGACATCCCCGCGCGACGGCAGACCTGA
- the trmB gene encoding tRNA (guanosine(46)-N7)-methyltransferase TrmB has protein sequence MPDPDAPESAPRFRDKPVSFVRRSGRMSDAQERAWDDLSSTYLLEVERDAAATSIRPGSTIDPVAEFGREAPLVVEIGSGQGHAIVHAAGESPERDFIAVEVFRAGLARTMLDADREGVRNLRLVEANAPEVLEHLLPEASVDEVWIFFPDPWHKTKHNKRRLIADGFPALAARVLRDGGTLRLATDWEDYALQMRDVLADAADFAPSFEGEWSDRFDGRIMTAFERKGIAKGRDIRDLTYRRRPRSA, from the coding sequence ATGCCCGATCCCGACGCGCCCGAGTCCGCGCCGCGCTTCCGTGACAAGCCCGTCTCGTTCGTGCGTCGGAGCGGCCGGATGAGCGATGCGCAGGAGCGTGCCTGGGACGATCTGTCGAGCACGTACCTGCTCGAGGTGGAACGGGATGCCGCGGCCACCAGCATCCGTCCCGGTTCCACGATCGACCCGGTCGCGGAGTTCGGTCGAGAGGCGCCGCTGGTCGTCGAGATCGGCTCGGGGCAGGGGCATGCGATCGTGCACGCCGCCGGGGAGTCGCCGGAGCGCGACTTCATCGCCGTCGAGGTCTTCCGCGCGGGACTCGCCCGCACGATGCTCGACGCGGATCGCGAGGGGGTTCGGAACCTCCGGCTCGTCGAGGCGAACGCACCCGAGGTCCTCGAGCACCTGCTGCCCGAGGCATCCGTCGACGAGGTCTGGATCTTCTTCCCGGATCCGTGGCACAAGACCAAGCACAACAAGCGCCGACTCATCGCCGACGGGTTCCCCGCGCTCGCCGCGCGTGTTCTGCGCGACGGCGGGACGTTGCGGCTGGCGACCGACTGGGAGGACTACGCGCTGCAGATGCGCGACGTGCTTGCGGACGCTGCCGACTTCGCCCCGTCCTTCGAGGGTGAGTGGTCGGACCGCTTCGACGGCCGCATCATGACGGCGTTCGAGCGCAAGGGAATCGCGAAGGGCCGCGACATCCGCGACCTGACCTACCGCCGCCGTCCCCGGTCGGCGTGA
- a CDS encoding DUF3097 family protein, which produces MDDRYGSDVLAAGWRDKGRPTVTTVPADRGLVVEVALDDFVGAVTGVTAGHVELEDRHGRVRLFPIGGGFLVDGKPVQLVPPRTAAPAGRTRTASGSFADPQARARVARASRILVEGRHDAELVEKVWGADLRIEGVVVEYLQGVDLLEDLLRTEPPSAERRYGVLVDHLVPGSKETRIAEQILRGPHGAHLKIVGHPYIDVWQCVTPRALGITAWPEVPRGIEWKKGASRALGWPAEDQTDIAENWQRILGSVTTFRDLDPALLGRVEELIDFVTS; this is translated from the coding sequence GTGGACGATCGGTACGGCAGCGATGTGCTCGCCGCGGGGTGGCGTGACAAGGGACGGCCGACGGTGACGACCGTTCCCGCCGACAGGGGTCTCGTCGTCGAGGTCGCCCTCGACGACTTCGTCGGCGCGGTGACGGGGGTGACCGCCGGCCACGTCGAGCTCGAGGACCGACACGGCCGCGTGCGGCTGTTCCCGATCGGCGGCGGCTTCCTCGTCGACGGCAAGCCCGTCCAGCTCGTCCCGCCGCGCACCGCGGCGCCCGCCGGACGTACGCGCACCGCATCGGGGTCGTTCGCCGACCCGCAGGCCCGTGCCCGCGTCGCCCGTGCGTCCCGCATCCTCGTCGAGGGCCGCCACGACGCCGAGCTCGTCGAGAAGGTGTGGGGCGCCGACCTCCGCATCGAGGGCGTCGTCGTCGAATACCTGCAGGGCGTCGACCTGCTCGAGGACCTGCTCCGCACCGAGCCGCCGAGCGCCGAGCGTCGTTACGGGGTGCTCGTCGACCACCTCGTCCCGGGGTCCAAGGAGACGCGGATCGCCGAGCAGATCCTCCGCGGCCCGCACGGTGCGCACCTCAAGATCGTCGGACACCCGTACATCGACGTGTGGCAGTGCGTGACGCCCCGAGCCCTCGGGATCACGGCATGGCCGGAGGTTCCGCGAGGCATCGAGTGGAAGAAGGGCGCCAGCCGCGCCCTCGGCTGGCCGGCGGAGGATCAGACCGACATCGCCGAGAACTGGCAGCGCATCCTGGGGTCGGTCACGACGTTCCGCGACCTCGACCCCGCCCTCCTCGGCCGCGTCGAGGAACTCATCGATTTCGTGACCTCGTGA
- a CDS encoding SGNH/GDSL hydrolase family protein codes for MSSVRRARSWGLGVVAAGVAAIVALSAWQPWRTTPTVDAATSVGSIADIEPLSVPADAKVLVFGDSWTYGSAATVPTDGYAYQLGRLSGWDVTVDGVRGSGYMRPGWDGPDFRRRALTLDPTADYDLIIIQGSINDRQQGERGYRDAVEATWDTFERLFPKAQIVIFGPTPHEFPVDEGTSRIDSDLRAAAADRHWWYISSLQEQWITRANYREMIDTGKGRKHPSDRGHTYLAEKLLAALHERSVTTDAGATREDAPALVVP; via the coding sequence ATGAGTTCTGTACGACGCGCCCGCAGCTGGGGGCTGGGCGTCGTCGCCGCCGGTGTGGCAGCGATCGTCGCCCTGTCTGCGTGGCAGCCATGGCGGACGACGCCCACCGTCGACGCGGCGACTTCCGTCGGCTCGATCGCCGACATCGAGCCGCTGTCCGTCCCCGCCGACGCGAAGGTCCTCGTCTTCGGCGATTCATGGACCTACGGGTCCGCCGCCACAGTCCCGACCGACGGGTACGCCTACCAGCTCGGCCGGCTCAGCGGATGGGACGTCACCGTCGACGGTGTACGGGGCTCGGGATACATGAGGCCCGGGTGGGACGGGCCCGACTTCCGCCGCCGGGCTCTGACGCTCGACCCGACCGCCGACTACGACCTCATCATCATCCAAGGGTCCATCAACGACAGGCAGCAGGGCGAGCGCGGATACCGCGACGCCGTCGAGGCGACGTGGGACACCTTCGAGCGGCTCTTCCCGAAGGCGCAGATCGTGATCTTCGGCCCGACGCCCCACGAGTTCCCCGTTGACGAGGGCACGTCCCGCATCGACTCCGACCTGAGGGCCGCTGCGGCCGATCGCCACTGGTGGTACATCTCCTCACTGCAGGAGCAGTGGATCACGCGTGCCAATTACCGCGAGATGATCGACACGGGCAAGGGGCGCAAGCACCCCTCGGACCGAGGTCACACCTATCTGGCGGAGAAGCTGCTCGCCGCGCTGCACGAACGCAGCGTCACGACGGACGCCGGTGCGACCCGCGAGGATGCACCGGCGCTCGTCGTCCCCTGA
- a CDS encoding DMT family transporter, translating to MSWIVLIVAGLLEAVWATALGRSEGFTKLWPTVTFGIALVASMGGLAFALREIPTGTGYAVWVGIGASLTVVWAMVTGAESVSVVKVLLILGLVGCIIGLKLVSD from the coding sequence CTGTCGTGGATCGTTCTCATCGTCGCCGGGTTGCTCGAAGCCGTCTGGGCCACTGCGCTCGGCCGCTCCGAAGGCTTCACCAAGCTGTGGCCGACCGTCACCTTCGGTATCGCGCTCGTCGCGAGCATGGGAGGGCTGGCCTTCGCGCTCCGTGAGATCCCGACCGGGACCGGGTATGCCGTGTGGGTCGGAATCGGAGCATCCCTCACCGTGGTCTGGGCGATGGTCACCGGCGCGGAGTCGGTGTCGGTCGTGAAGGTCCTCCTGATCCTCGGACTCGTCGGCTGCATCATCGGCCTGAAGCTCGTCTCCGACTGA
- a CDS encoding pyridoxamine 5'-phosphate oxidase family protein → MATEKDPHATLIDLLPKFRFAMVTTMNEQGAHVARPLTVQDREFDGDLWFIVGRDSSVVAHVAAQPAVGVALSTNDAWVSLAGNAEVVDDLERLREYWSPAVEAWFPDGPEDPNVTLLKIDAVSGEYWSSPGGVVASIVSLVKSKVTGEPYEGRNDTVEL, encoded by the coding sequence ATGGCCACCGAGAAGGATCCCCACGCGACGCTCATCGACCTCCTGCCGAAGTTCCGCTTCGCGATGGTCACGACCATGAACGAACAGGGGGCGCACGTCGCGCGCCCGTTGACGGTGCAGGACCGCGAGTTCGACGGCGACCTGTGGTTCATCGTCGGTCGCGATTCGTCCGTCGTGGCGCATGTCGCCGCGCAGCCCGCGGTCGGCGTCGCCCTGAGCACGAACGACGCCTGGGTCTCGCTTGCCGGCAACGCCGAGGTGGTCGATGACCTCGAGCGTCTGCGGGAGTACTGGTCGCCCGCCGTCGAGGCGTGGTTCCCCGATGGGCCCGAGGACCCGAACGTGACGCTCCTGAAGATCGACGCCGTGTCGGGCGAGTACTGGAGCAGCCCGGGCGGGGTCGTCGCGTCGATCGTCAGCCTCGTGAAGTCGAAGGTGACGGGTGAGCCCTACGAGGGCCGCAACGACACCGTCGAACTCTGA
- a CDS encoding CPBP family intramembrane glutamic endopeptidase, translated as MVRAGGGTRPVLDVRVVPALLVCLAAPAFFVLLTPWLGWALLAAGLAVAVIIERRDAAASDPSITRDLSLIAIGLLIVSVIPLKAELDNAAMIRFTLALGGAVLVPYLVSRFVYRDHAIRFPWRGGGRWTAWQWAWLVAVLVLGWLLLPFYFITSGVYENWPVVDTPDLIARLFVGVGAVGIWDELFFICTCFALLRRHFADATANVLQAIVFVSFLWELGYRAWGPALTIPFALLQAIIFLRTKSLAYVVTVHLLFDAVVFGVLVHAHNPGLLDAIFLVPSP; from the coding sequence ATGGTCCGCGCGGGCGGCGGGACGCGTCCCGTCCTCGACGTTCGCGTCGTGCCGGCTCTGCTCGTGTGCCTGGCGGCGCCCGCGTTCTTCGTGCTGCTCACGCCCTGGCTCGGCTGGGCGCTGCTGGCGGCAGGACTGGCCGTCGCGGTGATCATCGAACGACGGGATGCCGCGGCATCCGACCCGTCGATCACCCGCGACCTCTCGCTCATTGCCATCGGCCTGCTGATCGTCAGCGTCATCCCGCTGAAGGCGGAGCTCGACAACGCGGCCATGATCCGGTTCACGCTCGCCCTCGGCGGGGCGGTGCTGGTGCCGTACCTCGTGTCGCGCTTCGTCTACCGCGATCATGCGATCCGGTTCCCGTGGCGGGGCGGCGGTCGCTGGACGGCGTGGCAGTGGGCGTGGCTCGTCGCCGTCCTGGTGCTCGGATGGCTGCTGTTGCCGTTCTACTTCATCACGTCGGGCGTCTACGAGAACTGGCCCGTCGTCGACACCCCCGACCTCATCGCGCGCCTGTTCGTCGGGGTCGGGGCCGTCGGCATCTGGGATGAGCTGTTCTTCATCTGCACCTGCTTCGCGCTGCTGCGGCGTCACTTCGCGGACGCGACCGCGAACGTCCTGCAGGCGATCGTGTTCGTCTCGTTCCTGTGGGAGCTGGGCTACCGGGCATGGGGGCCGGCGCTGACGATCCCGTTCGCTCTCCTGCAGGCGATCATCTTCCTGCGGACGAAGTCCCTCGCGTACGTGGTGACCGTTCACCTCCTGTTCGACGCCGTGGTCTTCGGCGTGCTGGTGCATGCGCACAACCCGGGCCTTCTGGACGCGATCTTCCTCGTTCCTTCGCCCTGA
- a CDS encoding transglutaminase-like domain-containing protein, with product MQRVVRAELDLLVEGELDLILSVAVAAGVPLGHERLSLTRDGRELALTEVTDAAGSRLHRVRVDPGPLQLRYDALVRGGAEVVPASDLDTAVYLRPSRYAPSDSVFAQARRQFGGRRGIDLLAAVEAFVAETVTYSPGLSLGTDSAVTTLATGQGVCRDYAHLVIALLRAMDVPARYVACYAPGLVPMDFHAVAEAWIDGRWLVVDATRLSNRRGLVRIATGRDAADCAFLSYYGANLSLQRMLVDARVEGEAAVVAAASDPLQDDRASPVTIG from the coding sequence GTGCAGCGCGTCGTCAGAGCCGAACTCGACCTCCTCGTCGAGGGGGAGCTCGACCTCATCCTCTCCGTTGCCGTCGCCGCAGGAGTCCCCCTCGGGCACGAGCGACTGTCGCTCACGCGAGACGGGCGGGAGCTCGCCCTCACCGAGGTGACGGATGCCGCCGGTTCGCGGCTCCACCGGGTCCGCGTCGACCCGGGGCCGCTGCAGCTCCGGTACGACGCTCTCGTCCGCGGCGGGGCGGAGGTCGTCCCCGCGTCCGATCTGGACACCGCGGTCTATCTGCGGCCCAGCCGGTACGCCCCCTCGGATTCGGTCTTCGCCCAGGCGCGGCGGCAGTTCGGCGGCCGGCGCGGCATCGACCTCCTCGCCGCCGTCGAGGCGTTCGTCGCCGAGACAGTCACCTACTCGCCGGGCCTCTCCCTCGGGACGGACTCTGCCGTGACGACGCTCGCGACGGGTCAGGGCGTCTGCCGCGACTACGCGCACCTCGTCATCGCACTGCTGCGCGCGATGGACGTCCCGGCGCGCTACGTCGCCTGCTACGCGCCGGGACTCGTCCCGATGGACTTCCACGCCGTCGCCGAGGCGTGGATCGACGGCCGCTGGCTGGTCGTCGACGCCACCCGCCTCTCGAACCGTCGCGGCCTCGTCCGGATCGCGACGGGAAGGGATGCCGCCGATTGCGCGTTCCTCAGCTATTACGGCGCGAACCTGTCGCTGCAGCGGATGCTCGTCGATGCGCGAGTCGAAGGTGAGGCCGCGGTCGTGGCCGCGGCATCCGATCCGCTGCAGGATGATCGCGCGTCACCCGTCACGATCGGGTGA
- a CDS encoding NUDIX hydrolase: MTLSAPVPAARAQLQQLVESTASGAVQPGFEILRALPEVPDARAAAVLILFGVLDDVPADREPPARTVSRDLDVLLLSRAETLRSHPGQVAFPGGRVDDEDADAVAASLREAREETGLDVAGVDVLGTLEPIPLEYSRHLVTPVLAWWRRPSPVHVVDEAESADVFRAPVADLLDPAHRGVTVVRTDRGEFRGPAFLIPTTRGDRLVWGFTAMILDGLFSRLGWTEPWNRDRIIPLPGQNA; this comes from the coding sequence ATGACCCTGTCTGCGCCCGTCCCCGCCGCCCGGGCACAGCTGCAGCAGCTGGTCGAATCGACCGCGAGCGGTGCGGTCCAGCCCGGTTTCGAGATCCTCCGCGCGCTGCCCGAGGTGCCGGATGCGCGCGCAGCTGCGGTCCTCATCCTCTTCGGGGTCCTCGACGATGTGCCCGCAGATAGGGAGCCTCCCGCGCGCACGGTCTCCCGCGACCTCGACGTGCTGCTGCTGTCGCGGGCCGAGACGCTCCGGTCGCATCCGGGTCAGGTCGCGTTCCCGGGTGGGCGGGTGGATGACGAGGATGCCGACGCGGTCGCGGCATCCCTCCGAGAGGCGCGGGAGGAGACCGGACTCGACGTGGCAGGCGTCGACGTCCTCGGCACTCTCGAGCCCATCCCGCTCGAGTACTCGCGCCACCTCGTCACCCCGGTGCTCGCCTGGTGGCGGCGTCCCTCGCCGGTCCACGTGGTCGACGAGGCGGAGTCGGCGGACGTCTTCCGCGCGCCCGTCGCCGACCTGCTCGATCCGGCGCACCGCGGAGTGACCGTCGTCCGAACCGATCGCGGCGAGTTCCGCGGTCCCGCCTTCCTGATCCCGACGACGCGCGGCGACCGGCTCGTCTGGGGGTTCACCGCGATGATCCTCGACGGCTTGTTCTCACGGCTGGGATGGACCGAGCCGTGGAACCGGGACCGCATCATCCCGCTCCCGGGTCAGAACGCGTAG
- a CDS encoding TPM domain-containing protein, translating into MRSRLTSVVAASLAVAIGSVTLAAPASATEPVTLGESRVWDQVDVLTDAQEASLDARLERLTDDIGLDLWVVYVDRFTDPTGAQQWAEDTANLNNLGPDQYLLAIATEGRAYYLSSDSSGPVSDDRITAIEQDRVLPALRQDDWAGAGVAAADGLEDARSGGGGGLIWVVLLVVAAIAGLVVWAVVRGRRAAAGTNADTRRVPLEELERQAGAALVRTDDAITTSAQELGFATAEFGSAATAEFEQAIATARTSLERAFSLQQQMDDETPDSPDQRRAWYEEILSLCRSAEETLTEKAEAFDALRDLAKNAPEALARVQQRRAEAGARLDGIDARLSELRAAYRAEALAAVADNPVQARDRLSFADARLSEAQTELAAGDGAGAAVGIRAAEQAVDQATRLQDAVEKLAADLSAAEQEGAALVTELDADLAAAAATPDPESRLAPVIASTRQNLDAAREKLTGQARDPLSAVDLLEKANTAIDGALGQVRDAQQRADRARSVLSQTLLQAKAQVSAAEDFISARRGAVGATARTRLAEAGAALVQATQLQQSDPERALDLAHRSTALAGEAMQRAQGDVGSFAGGGNTGGGGDFGGMLGGIILGSLLGGGGGSRRSSGGFGSGFGGSSSRRSGGFGGGSIGRSSGGSRSRRGGGRF; encoded by the coding sequence ATGCGATCCCGCCTGACGTCCGTCGTCGCGGCCTCGCTCGCGGTCGCCATCGGCTCTGTCACCCTCGCCGCACCAGCCTCGGCGACCGAGCCCGTCACGCTCGGCGAGAGCCGCGTCTGGGATCAGGTCGACGTCCTGACAGACGCGCAGGAGGCCAGCCTCGACGCTCGCCTCGAGCGCCTCACCGACGACATCGGGCTCGACCTCTGGGTCGTCTACGTCGACAGGTTCACCGATCCGACCGGCGCCCAGCAGTGGGCCGAAGACACCGCGAATCTCAACAACCTCGGACCCGACCAGTACCTCCTCGCGATCGCCACGGAGGGACGCGCCTACTACCTCTCCTCCGACTCGTCGGGGCCTGTCTCGGACGACCGCATCACGGCGATCGAGCAGGACCGCGTGCTCCCCGCCCTGCGACAGGACGATTGGGCGGGCGCCGGAGTCGCAGCGGCCGACGGACTCGAGGACGCGCGCTCCGGTGGGGGCGGCGGCCTCATCTGGGTCGTCCTCCTCGTCGTCGCCGCGATCGCCGGGCTCGTCGTCTGGGCGGTCGTGCGGGGCCGCCGCGCGGCGGCCGGCACGAACGCCGACACGCGACGAGTTCCGCTCGAGGAGCTCGAACGCCAGGCCGGTGCCGCACTCGTGCGGACCGACGACGCGATCACCACGAGCGCGCAAGAACTCGGCTTCGCCACGGCGGAGTTCGGAAGTGCCGCCACCGCCGAGTTCGAGCAGGCGATCGCGACGGCGCGCACCTCGCTTGAGCGCGCGTTCTCGCTGCAGCAGCAGATGGACGACGAGACGCCCGACTCCCCCGACCAGCGCCGCGCCTGGTACGAGGAGATCCTGAGCCTCTGCCGGAGTGCCGAGGAGACGCTGACCGAGAAGGCGGAGGCCTTCGACGCCCTGCGCGATCTCGCGAAGAACGCTCCGGAAGCCCTCGCCCGCGTGCAGCAGCGCCGGGCCGAGGCGGGTGCCCGTCTCGACGGAATCGACGCCCGTCTCAGCGAGCTCCGAGCGGCGTACCGCGCCGAGGCCCTCGCCGCCGTCGCCGACAACCCCGTTCAGGCACGCGATCGCCTCAGCTTCGCCGACGCCCGGCTGTCCGAGGCTCAGACCGAGCTCGCGGCAGGCGATGGCGCAGGGGCGGCCGTCGGCATCCGTGCCGCGGAACAGGCCGTCGACCAGGCGACCCGTCTGCAGGATGCCGTCGAGAAGCTCGCCGCCGACCTGTCCGCGGCCGAGCAGGAGGGCGCCGCCCTCGTCACCGAACTCGATGCCGACCTGGCGGCCGCCGCCGCGACGCCCGACCCCGAATCGCGTCTCGCACCGGTCATCGCCTCGACACGACAGAACCTCGACGCCGCGCGCGAGAAGCTGACGGGTCAGGCACGCGATCCCCTCTCGGCCGTCGACCTCCTCGAGAAGGCGAACACGGCGATCGACGGCGCCCTCGGCCAGGTGCGCGACGCCCAGCAGCGCGCCGACCGCGCGCGCAGCGTGCTGTCTCAGACGCTGCTGCAGGCGAAGGCACAGGTGTCGGCCGCCGAGGACTTCATCAGCGCCCGGCGAGGGGCCGTCGGAGCGACGGCCCGCACCCGCCTGGCCGAGGCCGGCGCCGCTCTCGTGCAGGCGACCCAGCTGCAGCAGAGCGACCCCGAGCGCGCCCTCGACCTCGCGCACCGCTCCACCGCGCTGGCGGGCGAGGCGATGCAGCGCGCGCAGGGCGACGTCGGATCGTTCGCCGGCGGCGGAAACACTGGCGGCGGGGGCGACTTCGGCGGCATGCTGGGCGGCATCATCCTCGGCTCCCTCCTCGGTGGCGGGGGCGGATCAAGGCGGTCCTCCGGCGGATTCGGCAGCGGTTTCGGCGGTTCGTCCTCCCGCCGCAGCGGCGGCTTCGGCGGCGGATCGATCGGGCGCAGCAGCGGCGGCTCCCGCTCCCGCAGGGGAGGCGGTCGCTTCTGA
- a CDS encoding DUF2510 domain-containing protein — MSDTIPAGWYPAPHAGNELRYWDGTAWHAAPAYLPAGTPGAPGIPSSSPAGPVLPPYASAPGAPNGYPPYPGGSLPPSRPVALGVTALSLGIAAIVLGWIPFLGFVIALAGAVFGAIALVRRQPKPLALTGTILSGVGLVLACLMTFSVLSFVWSPTADDYSYDSGDDDGSAPEDPGSPAAPELEPYAPETGPGSIDEPLSLPYVRETASGTEYTAEVRIVDEDATEEVLSWSSLNGGGTDGYRYVLVEMTVTSTDSLGLPASFPTYDLSLATVDGGVYPYAFVVPNDDTTLLRDAGTIAEGESATGIVAYLVPEDATEFLLTDLASYYAF, encoded by the coding sequence GTGAGCGACACGATTCCGGCCGGGTGGTATCCGGCTCCGCACGCGGGGAACGAGCTGCGCTACTGGGATGGAACGGCGTGGCATGCGGCACCCGCGTACCTTCCCGCCGGCACGCCGGGAGCCCCCGGCATCCCCTCCTCCTCCCCCGCCGGCCCGGTGCTGCCGCCGTACGCGTCGGCGCCGGGCGCGCCGAACGGGTACCCGCCCTACCCCGGGGGATCCCTCCCGCCGTCCCGACCCGTGGCTCTCGGCGTCACCGCGCTCTCGCTCGGCATCGCGGCGATCGTCCTCGGCTGGATCCCCTTCCTCGGATTCGTCATCGCTCTCGCCGGGGCCGTCTTCGGTGCGATCGCGCTCGTCCGCCGTCAGCCGAAACCTCTCGCGCTCACCGGAACGATCCTCTCGGGGGTCGGCCTGGTGCTGGCGTGCCTCATGACGTTCTCCGTCCTGTCGTTCGTCTGGAGCCCTACGGCCGACGACTACAGCTACGACAGCGGCGACGATGACGGCTCGGCACCGGAGGACCCCGGCTCGCCGGCCGCCCCCGAGCTCGAGCCCTACGCCCCCGAAACGGGCCCGGGATCGATCGACGAGCCGCTCTCCCTGCCGTACGTCCGCGAGACGGCGTCGGGGACGGAGTACACCGCGGAGGTCCGCATCGTCGATGAGGATGCCACCGAGGAGGTGCTCTCCTGGAGCTCGCTCAATGGCGGCGGCACCGACGGGTACCGCTACGTCCTCGTCGAGATGACCGTCACGAGCACGGACTCCTTGGGCCTGCCCGCATCGTTCCCGACGTACGACCTCTCTCTCGCGACGGTCGACGGCGGGGTCTACCCCTACGCCTTCGTCGTCCCGAACGACGACACGACGTTGCTGCGCGATGCGGGGACGATCGCCGAGGGCGAGAGCGCCACCGGCATCGTGGCGTATCTCGTCCCGGAAGACGCGACCGAATTCCTGCTGACCGACCTGGCGAGCTACTACGCGTTCTGA